In the genome of Metabacillus litoralis, the window TTTAGCAACAAACCCTAATATTGAAGGGGAAGCAACTGCAATGTATATTTCAAGATTATTAAAGCCATCGGGTATTAAACTAACTAGAATTGCACATGGTTTACCGGTAGGTGGAGATTTGGAATATGCGGATGAAGTTACCCTATCAAAAGCACTAGAAGGAAGAAGAGAGCTGTAAAGGAGGGGATGAGATGCTTTTTCGCCGTAAAGGATGGCTGAGAAATCAATATGATCAACAACTGATTCAAAACTTACTTCTGAAGAAGAAAGAGTGGAATCGACAAAAGCAACTGATTGATAAAAGTGTTGAACCTTCTCCTGAGGTACTCTATGAATTAAAAGTAGCAGAAGCGAAATACTTCTTTTTATTAAAGGAAGCAAAAAACCGAAACATTAAAATTGGCAAGCTATAGTAGATGTTATCTATTATAGCTTGTTCTATTTTTAAACTCACTTCCATATCTTTTATAGTAAGAGGATAAAAGGGAGTGGTGAAATGGATCCTATTATAGTTTTTTCTATATTGGGTGGACTTGTACTGATTCTATTGTTTGTCGGAGCACCGATTAAACCAATTCAATGGATCGGTCAACTGTTTGTAAAGGTTATAGTTGGAGCGCTATTATTATTTTTTGTAAATGCATTTGGTACAAGCATAGATTTACATATTCCAATTAATCTAATAACATCAAGTATCTCTGGGATATTGGGAATCCCCGGGTTAGCAGCACTAATTGTTATAAAAACATTTATTATTGCTTAAAACAAGTGGGATATCCATTTGTTTTTCTTTTTGTGTTGACATGTTTTTAATGGGGTGTTATATTAGTATTCGTCTTTGAAAAAGGGCGACTTGCTTATTTAAAAACATCTTTTGAAAAACTTTTAAAAAGTTGTTGACTTAAATGAAGCGAACGTGATAATATATTAAAGTCGCTTCTGATGAGGCGGAAAAAGTTCTTTGAAAACTAAACAAAACCAAGCGTGCCAACGTTAATTTTTATTAACAAAAACAATGTACTATATAGTACAAACTTTATGAGCTATATCAACTCTTTATTGGAGAGTTTGATCCTGGCTCAGGACGAACGCTGGCGGCGTGCCTAATACATGCAAGTCGAGCGAACCAATGGGAGCTTGCTCCCTGAGGTTAGCGGCGGACGGGTGAGTAACACGTGGGTAACCTGCCTGTAAGATTGGGATAACTCCGGGAAACCGGAGCTAATACCGGATAACATTTTGAACCGCATGGTTCAAAGTTGAAAGACGGCTTTTAGCTGTCACTTACAGATGGACCCGCGGCGCATTAGCTAGTTGGTGAGGTAACGGCTCACCAAGGCGACGATGCGTAGCCGACCTGAGAGGGTGATCGGCCACACTGGGACTGAGACACGGCCCAGACTCCTACGGGAGGCAGCAGTAGGGAATCTTCCGCAATGGACGAAAGTCTGACGGAGCAACGCCGCGTGAACGATGAAGGCCTTCGGGTCGTAAAGTTCTGTTGTTAGGGAAGAACAAGTACCAGAGTAACTGCTGGTACCTTGACGGTACCTAACCAGAAAGCCACGGCTAACTACGTGCCAGCAGCCGCGGTAATACGTAGGTGGCAAGCGTTGTCCGGAATTATTGGGCGTAAAGCGCGCGCAGGCGGTTTC includes:
- a CDS encoding YaaL family protein, with product MLFRRKGWLRNQYDQQLIQNLLLKKKEWNRQKQLIDKSVEPSPEVLYELKVAEAKYFFLLKEAKNRNIKIGKL
- a CDS encoding pro-sigmaK processing inhibitor BofA family protein, giving the protein MDPIIVFSILGGLVLILLFVGAPIKPIQWIGQLFVKVIVGALLLFFVNAFGTSIDLHIPINLITSSISGILGIPGLAALIVIKTFIIA